In Scatophagus argus isolate fScaArg1 chromosome 3, fScaArg1.pri, whole genome shotgun sequence, one genomic interval encodes:
- the rbm15b gene encoding putative RNA-binding protein 15B, translating to MKRQAGRESSPSRAIAKRIRERERESARREELPPPPPPPLALLLAESRGYHRRSRSREREKPRLREERAAALELHHRHELSLLGRPPLRTTAAELPAARPGTLEYKTLLISNLGSQVSDEDVEDALFHEFKKFGDVSVKLSHTPELGRIAYVNFRHPEDAKEARHAKSSRLVLGDRQLKIEPMYVRRRSVTPPDVGYLPLHPPYPYRQRSLSPPGPGVSNIRDLRARHYALETLGLGRERERLLDYYGMLDERGRPYGFPPVPVVEDLKPEDDQRATSNLFIGNLDGNVTEAELRRGFDKYGIIEDVVIKRPARGQGGAYAFVKFQNLDMAHRAKVAMQGRLIGGNPIKIGYGKANPTTRLWVGGLGPGNSLAALAREFDRFGSIRIIDYVKGDSFAYIQYESLDAAQAACTQMRGFPLGGPEHRLRVDFAKVEESPSRPFPPGYQTPVAPLSHYDLLGETYSRHRSLERELRGARDRSSPPPHSLLSQRERDRALLERDYANSPTRSLERRVGGVEAFGRGGRGARSRSRSRERWLKEREERRNRRRSRSPSTDRLTEEREREREKERGRSRVRGPGGAVSPDASPDRARVRAPDSTTEPRDHSPDSGLGGRHPATSEEDPPSGRYHNKRSSVEHVNNHHHRNSEVITAGSPVTHTDTHTSSSPSTLSEFAQASLSKTWHGFFALKNSSFPTDLYMLEGGSSFFSVVMKDSLKLQSQNQPSQLKIAQRLRMDQTRLDEVSRRIKLGRPDSFAILLAIQGPVDRQAPVPEPGLQVRLLRHLVTYLRNKEAAGVVSLPAAKEGGPGAMLYAFPPGEFSQQFLQAAKRTVGNLDEEHMVIVIVNDTN from the coding sequence ATGAAGAGGCAGGCCGGGAGAGAGTCCAGTCCGTCTAGGGCCATCGCTAAACGGATCCGGGAAAGGGAACGAGAGAGCGCACGGAGAGAGGAGCTCCccccgccgccgccgccgccgctggCTCTGCTGCTGGCGGAGAGCCGGGGGTACCATCGCCGGAGCCGCAGCAGGGAGCGAGAGAAGCCGCGGCTCAGGGAGGAGCGGGCAGCCGCCTTGGAGCTCCACCACCGACATGAGCTCAGCCTCCTCGGCCGTCCGCCGCTCCGGACAACGGCGGCGGAGCTCCCTGCAGCGAGGCCGGGCACTCTGGAGTACAAAACGCTGCTCATTAGCAACCTGGGCTCGCAGGTGTCGGACGAGGATGTGGAGGACGCGCTGTTTCATGAGTTTAAAAAGTTCGGGGACGTCAGCGTTAAGCTGTCGCACACGCCCGAGCTGGGCCGGATCGCCTACGTCAATTTCCGGCACCCAGAGGACGCTAAGGAGGCCAGGCACGCAAAATCGTCCAGGTTAGTGCTGGGTGATCGACAGCTTAAAATTGAACCTATGTACGTAAGGAGGCGGAGTGTGACGCCGCCTGACGTCGGTTATTTGCCTCTGCACCCACCGTACCCGTACAGACAGCGGTCCCTGTCCCCGCCAGGACCCGGGGTGAGCAACATCAGAGACCTGAGGGCCAGACATTACGCCCTGGAGACACTGGGTCTcggcagagagagggagaggctgcTGGATTATTATGGTATGCTGGATGAGAGGGGCCGACCTTATGGCTTCCCCCCAGTGCCCGTAGTGGAGGATCTGAAACCAGAGGACGATCAAAGGGCCACCAGTAACCTTTTTATTGGGAATTTGGATGGTAATGTTACTGAGGCAGAACTGAGGAGGGGCTTTGACAAGTATGGCATTATTGAGGATGTTGTGATTAAACGGCCAGCACGTGGACAGGGTGGGGCTTATGCTTTTGTCAAGTTTCAGAACTTAGACATGGCCCATCGGGCCAAAGTGGCCATGCAGGGACGGCTGATTGGTGGCAACCCAATAAAGATTGGTTATGGCAAAGCTAACCCCACCACGCGGCTCTGGGTGGGCGGCCTCGGTCCTGGAAACTCCCTGGCTGCCCTTGCTAGGGAGTTTGACCGCTTTGGAAGTATCAGGATTATCGACTACGTGAAGGGGGACAGTTTTGCCTACATCCAGTATGAAAGTTTGGATGCTGCCCAAGCTGCCTGCACCCAGATGAGGGGGTTCCCCTTGGGTGGCCCCGAGCATCGTCTCAGGGTGGACTTTGCAAAAGTGGAAGAGAGCCCCTCTCGGCCATTTCCTCCAGGTTACCAGACCCCTGTGGCTCCCCTCTCCCACTACGACCTCCTTGGGGAGACCTACAGCCGCCATCGCAGTCTGGAACGAGAGCTGAGGGGAGCCAGGGACCGCTCCTCTCCGCCACCGCACAGCCTTCTCTCccagagggaaagagacaggGCTCTGCTGGAGAGAGACTATGCCAACAGCCCCACCCGGAGCCTGGAGAGGAGAGTGGGAGGAGTTGAAGCGTTTGGGAGGGGTGGAAGAGGAGCACGGAGCCGCAGCAGGAGCAGGGAGCGGTGgctgaaggagagggaggagaggaggaaccGGAGGAGGAGTAGGAGTCCGTCcactgacaggctgacagaggagagggagagagagagggagaaggaaagggGGAGGTCCAGGGTCCGAGGTCCGGGAGGGGCCGTGTCTCCTGATGCGAGCCCAGACCGTGCACGGGTTCGAGCTCCTGACTCCACCACAGAGCCAAGAGACCACTCCCCTGACAGCGGCTTAGGAGGGCGACACCCTGCCACCAGCGAAGAAGATCCACCGTCTGGTCGCTACCACAACAAGAGGTCCTCCGTCGAGCATGTCAACAATCACCACCATCGAAACAGCGAGGTCATCACCGCCGGCTCTCCCGTGACTCACACGGACACTCacacctcttcctctcccagCACGCTGTCAGAGTTCGCCCAGGCCTCGCTCTCCAAAACTTGGCATGGCTTCTTTGCTCTGAAGAACAGCAGCTTCCCCACAGACCTGTACATGCTGGAGGGGGGCTCCTCCTTCTTCAGCGTGGTGATGAAGGACAGCCTGAAGCTGCAGAGCCAGAACCAGCCCAGCCAGCTGAAGATCGCCCAGAGGCTCCGTATGGACCAGACTCGACTCGATGAGGTTTCACGCCGCATTAAACTCGGACGGCCTGACAGCTTCGCCATCCTGTTGGCCATCCAGGGCCCTGTTGACCGCCAAGCACCCGTCCCTGAACCAGGACTGCAGGTGCGTTTGCTTCGCCACCTGGTGACCTACCTGCGGAACAAGGAAGCAGCTGGAGTGGTGAGCCTGCCCGCAGCGAAGGAGGGGGGGCCTGGGGCCATGCTGTACGCCTTTCCTCCCGGAGAGTTTTctcagcagttcctgcaagCTGCCAAAAGGACTGTGGGTAATCTGGACGAGGAGCACATGGTGATTGTGATCGTCAATGACACTAACTGA
- the manf gene encoding mesencephalic astrocyte-derived neurotrophic factor, with product MLCLSGLSVALALALVPGSAEALKEGECEVCATFLGKFYQSLKDNSVNFNSADIEKALTKICRDAKGKENRFCYYIGATSDAATKMINEVSRPLSYHVPVDKICEKLKKKDSQICELKYDKQLDLTTVDLKKLKVKDLKKILEEWGESCKGCAEKSDFIRKITELMPKYAPAAARARTDL from the exons ATGTTGTGCTTAAGCGGCCTGTCGGTGGCCCTGGCCCTCGCCCTGGTGCCTGGTTCGGCCGAAGCCCTGAAGGAAGGAGAGTGTGAAG tgtgtgcgACCTTCCTCGGAAAGTTTTATCAGTCTCTGAAAGACAACAGCGTAAACTTCAACAGCGCAGACATCGAGAAGGCCCTCACAAAGATCTGCAGAGATGCCAAAGGCAAAGAAAACCGCTTT TGTTACTACATCGGGGCAACAAGTGACGCAGCCACCAAGATGATCAATGAGGTGTCCAGACCTCTCAGCTACCACGTCCCTGTGGACAAGATCTGTGAGAAACTCAAGAAGAAGGACAGTCAGATCTGTGAGCTGAAATATG ACAAACAGCTGGACCTGACCACAGTGGACCTGAAAAAACTCAAAGTGAAGGACCTGAAGAAGATTCTGGAGGAGTGGGGCGAGTCCTGCAAAGGTTGTGCCGAAAAATCTGACTTCATCCGCAAAATCACGGAACTCATGCCCAAGTACGCCCCAGCGGCCGCCAGGGCACGGACAGATCTGTGA